The genomic DNA AATATATTTCCTCAGATCTTTGTTGTATAAATTAATCCTGATTTctaaaagatttgtttttgttttcaatctTGCAAATGTGTGTCTATGTAGTTGCACATGACtgtagtacccacagaggccagaagagggcgtcagatcacacagagctggagttacatagaaggttgtgagtcaccatctAGGTGCTACGATCTGAACTCCAGGTCCTgcacaagagcagcaagcgctcttaaccaccaagccatctctctagcccttcaattctgtttttgctttgttttgttttttatttcagtttgaatTAATACATTGCATTGAGCACAGAGGACTTATATGCATACTGTGGTATTGGAGTCTCTCTTCCCTCAGAAAATTCCCGAGGAGATTTGCAAATAACTAACAAGCAGACACTAAAAACATGTTTGTGACAGAACTTTTCTCCAAATCTGAAATTTCatgtgaaaaatatatttaaaaaaaaaaactctctccTGGGTCTCCAGTCAGACCCCTGTTCccaagatagatagatgagaaagACCAATGTCAAGGAGGGACAAAACATGAGAAGATGTTTCCTAAACGCCATCCCCAGcaacaaagttttaaaaaacaaacgaCGTCCTATGTGGAGACCCCATAATGACGGGCCACAATGAGCTACAGAAAATTAAACTCTGGAACATCAAACATCAACTCTTGTTTAAGTGCTTCTAAAAcaaacccctcccccccaaaaaaatgtaaAGTCAAAAGAACAGGTTTGAGTCCAGATTTGTATAAAAACAATGAGCCTCAATCCTGACAGCTAAGGAAGCTACATTCACTCATCTTCCACcatggagatttgaactcaggccacGCGCAATGAGTGTCCACTGTGCTTTAAAGGGGCtaggaataggaaaaaaaaaaagaaacaccacccGGAACGTTCCTAATTATACACGGCCATTGGTCACGAGGTGACTAACAGTGTCTGCGGGGTCATGTCTACCGCCAGGCTTGCTGCTGCCTCTGGATGCCTCCCATTCCCGGGAGCCAGTTTTATAGACATGGCCCAGCTCGAGCACCAGCTCTCCAGACCGCTGATACCCACTTAGAGAGGGGTCCCTTCAGACCCCTGCTCTGACACTTTGCTGAGTCACCCCCTATTGCTGATTAGACCCACTGTTCCATCGCTCAGAAAACAGAAGGCATACAGGTGAATACAAACTTAAGAAAGGACTTTACATCTGGTCCTGCAGTCTTTCCATATAGTCTCTGAAGTCCTGTGAGTCCCCCAGCCCCATGTCCTGGCAGACCCACTTGATGCTGTCATCACTGTCAAACAGGATGGAGTTGGTGTATGGGCCCCCATCCTCGGGGAGGATGGTGGTGTAGGAAGTAAACTTGACTCTCTTCCTCTTTGGGCCGGAGGAACCCATAGGTTCGTTTTTCAGCTCTTTTTCATACACATAGTCAGGGGGCCGAAGCAGCTGACTATGAAAAGTCTTCTGGGAACTGCCATTCAGCAGGAAGTTCCTCTCCTCGAACTGCAGACCCCTGTCAATCATGGTCGTGCACTCCTCAGAGGGGAGGGTGATGTCCACGGGGTTCTCCAGGAGTTCTACCTCGTTCCCGAGCCAGACCCAGTCATGAGAATGGGGGATGTTGCCTTGTTCACTCACCGCGAACCTTTTGTGTCTATACTTCCAAGCAAAGGCCACGCAGTTGATCAGGAAGACCAAGATGGCCAGGCAGAAGACACAGAGCAGGGCGTACATCCCGATCTCCAAATCCGTTAACCCCCTGGAGGTCATCGTGAGGTCACCGGGGTTATTGGATTCCGGTAACTTCCCTTGAGTGGGGAAGCTTGTGAAGGCGTCCGCTCCACCTTTGAGGAGCTTTCCTCCCATGGGAGACTGTGGGGTTGTGCTTTTGTTGGTCCAGTCCTTGTGGCCAACAGGTGTGCCATGTTGGAACCACTCCTGGGCTGCTCGCTCCTGGCTTCCCTCACGCTCTATGGAATTGCTGAGGTGGCCTTTGTATTCCCGGTTGACGCCCCCGATATCATTGCCACCTCCTTGCTGCTCGTGCGTCCCAGGTTCAAATCTGACCTTGACATTTCCTTTGCCCACAGCAAGAGTactcttcctcttgttcttctgACAAGACTCGCTAATGGACATTTCCAGTTTGATCAGGGGCCCTTGTCCTTCACCCTCGGCAACCACGATTGGCCATCTGGTCTGAAGGTTTGGCTGGATGGACACCACCATCTCATCCAATGAGGAAACGGTCACCGAGAAATCCTTGGGCTCATAAATGTCTAAGGGTGtcactgagccatcgctgaacAAAATCCAGGAACTGACGATGGCTTCCTAAGGAAAATGAAACCAGAGAACACTGTTATGACTGGGTTCCTTCAAACTTACAAACGTGACTTCCTCTGGACATTCCTGGCGTCTTCAGATAGAAGCGACTTCCCCTATGTGATGGTCTTGGCTCTTGTTATGCCTTGACCTTGTATCGTTAACATACTAGAGCCCCCCTGACATGAGGTGCCAGGAATGCACGTCAGTGAACACGTTAAAGTATAAATTAATTTATTGCATGCCTTCCCATGAGGTGTGACTTTGACCTTTGTGGAGACACTCAGAAATATTTGGGTGATTTATCGGAATCAATTTCAGATCTAACTACCAGGTTACTTACTGTTCAAGACGATGCCACTTTGAACACCATTTACCAGGAAGTCGGTGCTGACACAGCAAAAACGACTCCTTGGGGGAGGTCTTGGTAAATGAGGTGGTGTGGGGCTGGATCACTTGAATGGTACCATGCTCCTATCTCTTTATAAAATTTTTGTGCATGCTTTAAGACACAGGGGCGCTTTAGAGCTCACGATCTCTGCCATCAACAGGACAATCAGGTACCAACTGGCCATTCTTGTCCAAGCAGCTGAAATGAAGTCTCCAAGCTTCAAAAAATTGCTTTGTCTGTTTGACAGGAACGAGAACAGGGGATCCCTCAACCGTGGTCTAGTACCAATCCACACCTAGCACAGATCAACCCATGGGAAAGCAAAGGTCATGGGAAGGCATAGCTAAGCCCTGGGTGCCtttctcagagacaaagagaaactggGTAAGAAGCAAGAAGGAGGTCCAAAGCTTCGAGGCCTGGCTATGGCACCCTGCTGGCTTCCCGTGCAAGGACTCGTAACTGGAGATAGAGGTGACttcatgcacagaacacaggccCCTGGGAGTCTCACCTGTTGTGGGGCTTGGAGAACATCCTGAGCAGACACTGTGGAGATGATGGCCCTCTTGTCTGCCCTGTGAGGCTGCAGGGAAAGGGACAGGCCAGCCACCAGTTGTACGCCCAACTCTGTGATGGTGACTCGGTCATCCAGGACGATAACCGTCTTCTCGGCAAGGATGGAGTCAGAGAGAGGCGAAAGGACCTGAAAAGTAAGGAAATGCCTGTGACTTTGTCCTGCAGGGCCGCCTTTAACCCCTGAGCAGACAGGGCCATCAGGGATCTGACCGGTGTTCCGTCAAAGGAACATAGTGACAAGTGTTTAGGTGGGCCTGTGGTCATTCACATCTTTTTTGTACTGTCTGATAGTAAGGAGAATGTATTCTAAGGAAAAACTGGGGTTC from Rattus norvegicus strain BN/NHsdMcwi chromosome 12, GRCr8, whole genome shotgun sequence includes the following:
- the Tmem132b gene encoding transmembrane protein 132B isoform X2; protein product: MGHHPDTQSRANGSFYEILQVDFGVENSSGLAGAQQITWQVEYPVEDSMSELFVSEIFISQTTFVGIVPLTMDTEVLNTAILTGKPVSVPVKVVGVQEDGSVVDVLESVECRSADEDVVKVSNTCDSIFVNGKEMKSKVGTIVNFTHQHFTSQVEITVWVPRLPLQIEISDTELSQIKGWRIPVASNRRPTRESDDEEDEEKKGRGCTLQYQHALVRVLTQFVSESPDLGQLTYMLGPDWQFDITDLVTEFVKVEEPKIAQLQDGRILAGREPGITTVQVLSPLSDSILAEKTVIVLDDRVTITELGVQLVAGLSLSLQPHRADKRAIISTVSAQDVLQAPQQEAIVSSWILFSDGSVTPLDIYEPKDFSVTVSSLDEMVVSIQPNLQTRWPIVVAEGEGQGPLIKLEMSISESCQKNKRKSTLAVGKGNVKVRFEPGTHEQQGGGNDIGGVNREYKGHLSNSIEREGSQERAAQEWFQHGTPVGHKDWTNKSTTPQSPMGGKLLKGGADAFTSFPTQGKLPESNNPGDLTMTSRGLTDLEIGMYALLCVFCLAILVFLINCVAFAWKYRHKRFAVSEQGNIPHSHDWVWLGNEVELLENPVDITLPSEECTTMIDRGLQFEERNFLLNGSSQKTFHSQLLRPPDYVYEKELKNEPMGSSGPKRKRVKFTSYTTILPEDGGPYTNSILFDSDDSIKWVCQDMGLGDSQDFRDYMERLQDQM